The Astyanax mexicanus isolate ESR-SI-001 chromosome 12, AstMex3_surface, whole genome shotgun sequence genome window below encodes:
- the dcp1a gene encoding mRNA-decapping enzyme 1A isoform X3, whose amino-acid sequence MESVNKAGHLMSLAALQHYDPYINKLLDVTGQVALYKFNSKASEWEKTDIEGTLFVYARSASPHHGFTIMNRLSTENLVEPINKDLEFQLQDPFLLYRNASLGIYSIWFYDKADCQRIAQLMVQIVKQEALRAQHTSPDRGRTNGCVETRPLDILELLSKAKEEYNRVNPDVAQTSDPIKVENTKQSMTAAQQEKPTHSVVKQITVEELFGSSLPKDPAPPVPPGHNHSEPTPGESFLQRLTYGPPPLPLEPLLTPRLTADPGGPGLVPLLQAGGSRDPQHSVSPRLMAPSGTENVPALIGPRGQTGPQAAPQYINPVQGEGHGIPKPAPVPGFIPSTLVTPQSFRDPTPKAPVAFTSTAPAQTKEADTFAQPQAQGLVKTIPKTGLGVPGLEALLLSPSAFQQSAAKVPELQRHPAPPASPPSTLGSAELPPALYNKTQLQDVLIHLIKNDAHFLTAIHEAYLQSLSKDLNNVKL is encoded by the exons ATGGAGTCAGTGAATAAAGCGGGGCATCTGATGAGCCTGGCGGCCCTGCAGCACTACGACCCGTATATCAACAAGCTGCTCGACGTTACCGGACAGGTCGCGCTCTACAAGTTTAACTCTAAAGCCAGCGAGTGG GAAAAAACTGACATTGAAGGCACTTTATTTGTTTATGCCAG GTCAGCATCACCCCATCATGGGTTCACTATCATGAATCGTCTGAGCACAGAGAACTTGGTGGAGCCAATCAATAAAGACTTGGAGTTTCAGCTTCAGGACCCTTTCCTGCTTTACAGGAATGCAAGCT tgGGCATCTACAGTATCTGGTTCTACGACAAAGCGGACTGCCAGCGCATCGCCCAGCTGATGGTACA aATAGTGAAGCAGGAGGCACTGAGGGCTCAGCACACGTCCCCAGATCGGGGCAGAACTAATGGTTGTGTGGAGACCAGACCGCTGGATATACTGGAACTGCTGAGCAAGGCCAAGGAGGAGTACAACAGG GTAAATCCAGATGTGGCTCAGACTTCAGATCCAATTAAAGTAGAGAACACAAAGCAGAGCATGACTGCTGCTCAGCAGGAGAAG CCCACCCACAGTGTGGTTAAGCAGATCACTGTAGAGGAGCTGTTTGGCAGCTCTTTACCCAAAGATCCAGCACCTCCAGTTCCACCTGGCCACAACCACTCTGAGCCCACCCCAGGCGAGAGCTTCCTCCAAAGGCTGACTTACGGCCCTCCTCCTCTCCCCCTGGAGCCTCTCCTCACTCCCCGTCTCACGGCTGATCCTGGAGGTCCAGGCCTGGTGCCTCTTCTCCAGGCTGGTGGCTCCCGGGACCCCCAGCACAGTGTTTCACCAAGACTTATGGCCCCGAGTGGCACAGAGAACGTTCCAGCACTCATAGGACCCCGAGGTCAGACTGGCCCTCAAGCTGCACCTCAGTATATAAATCCTGTTCAAGGGGAAGGGCATGGGATTCCCAAACCAGCTCCAGTGCCTGGCTTCATACCTAGCACACTGGTCACACCGCAGAGCTTCAGAGATCCCACACCTAAAGCTCCGGTTGCCTTTACCAGCACAGCACCTGCACAG ACAAAAGAAGCAGATACTTTTGCACAGCCCCAGGCCCAGGGTCTTGTCAAAACCATACCT aagacaggGCTAGGGGTGCCAGGATTGGAGGCTTTACTGCTTTCTCCCAGTGCGTTCCAGCAGTCTGCTGCAAAAGTACCTGAGCTTCAGAGACACCCCGCCCCCCCAGCATCACCGCCCAGCACCCTGGGGAGTGCAGAATTACCACCAGCATTGTACAACAAGACACAGCTGCAGGATGTTCTGATACATCTGATaaag AACGATGCCCATTTCCTTACTGCAATCCATGAGGCGTATTTGCAGAGCCTCTCCAAAGACCTCAACAACGTAAAGCTATAG
- the dcp1a gene encoding mRNA-decapping enzyme 1A isoform X1, producing MESVNKAGHLMSLAALQHYDPYINKLLDVTGQVALYKFNSKASEWEKTDIEGTLFVYARSASPHHGFTIMNRLSTENLVEPINKDLEFQLQDPFLLYRNASLGIYSIWFYDKADCQRIAQLMVQIVKQEALRAQHTSPDRGRTNGCVETRPLDILELLSKAKEEYNRNQSNETDLQVNPDVAQTSDPIKVENTKQSMTAAQQEKPTHSVVKQITVEELFGSSLPKDPAPPVPPGHNHSEPTPGESFLQRLTYGPPPLPLEPLLTPRLTADPGGPGLVPLLQAGGSRDPQHSVSPRLMAPSGTENVPALIGPRGQTGPQAAPQYINPVQGEGHGIPKPAPVPGFIPSTLVTPQSFRDPTPKAPVAFTSTAPAQTKEADTFAQPQAQGLVKTIPKTGLGVPGLEALLLSPSAFQQSAAKVPELQRHPAPPASPPSTLGSAELPPALYNKTQLQDVLIHLIKNDAHFLTAIHEAYLQSLSKDLNNVKL from the exons ATGGAGTCAGTGAATAAAGCGGGGCATCTGATGAGCCTGGCGGCCCTGCAGCACTACGACCCGTATATCAACAAGCTGCTCGACGTTACCGGACAGGTCGCGCTCTACAAGTTTAACTCTAAAGCCAGCGAGTGG GAAAAAACTGACATTGAAGGCACTTTATTTGTTTATGCCAG GTCAGCATCACCCCATCATGGGTTCACTATCATGAATCGTCTGAGCACAGAGAACTTGGTGGAGCCAATCAATAAAGACTTGGAGTTTCAGCTTCAGGACCCTTTCCTGCTTTACAGGAATGCAAGCT tgGGCATCTACAGTATCTGGTTCTACGACAAAGCGGACTGCCAGCGCATCGCCCAGCTGATGGTACA aATAGTGAAGCAGGAGGCACTGAGGGCTCAGCACACGTCCCCAGATCGGGGCAGAACTAATGGTTGTGTGGAGACCAGACCGCTGGATATACTGGAACTGCTGAGCAAGGCCAAGGAGGAGTACAACAGG aaTCAGTCTAATGAGACTGATCTGCAGGTAAATCCAGATGTGGCTCAGACTTCAGATCCAATTAAAGTAGAGAACACAAAGCAGAGCATGACTGCTGCTCAGCAGGAGAAG CCCACCCACAGTGTGGTTAAGCAGATCACTGTAGAGGAGCTGTTTGGCAGCTCTTTACCCAAAGATCCAGCACCTCCAGTTCCACCTGGCCACAACCACTCTGAGCCCACCCCAGGCGAGAGCTTCCTCCAAAGGCTGACTTACGGCCCTCCTCCTCTCCCCCTGGAGCCTCTCCTCACTCCCCGTCTCACGGCTGATCCTGGAGGTCCAGGCCTGGTGCCTCTTCTCCAGGCTGGTGGCTCCCGGGACCCCCAGCACAGTGTTTCACCAAGACTTATGGCCCCGAGTGGCACAGAGAACGTTCCAGCACTCATAGGACCCCGAGGTCAGACTGGCCCTCAAGCTGCACCTCAGTATATAAATCCTGTTCAAGGGGAAGGGCATGGGATTCCCAAACCAGCTCCAGTGCCTGGCTTCATACCTAGCACACTGGTCACACCGCAGAGCTTCAGAGATCCCACACCTAAAGCTCCGGTTGCCTTTACCAGCACAGCACCTGCACAG ACAAAAGAAGCAGATACTTTTGCACAGCCCCAGGCCCAGGGTCTTGTCAAAACCATACCT aagacaggGCTAGGGGTGCCAGGATTGGAGGCTTTACTGCTTTCTCCCAGTGCGTTCCAGCAGTCTGCTGCAAAAGTACCTGAGCTTCAGAGACACCCCGCCCCCCCAGCATCACCGCCCAGCACCCTGGGGAGTGCAGAATTACCACCAGCATTGTACAACAAGACACAGCTGCAGGATGTTCTGATACATCTGATaaag AACGATGCCCATTTCCTTACTGCAATCCATGAGGCGTATTTGCAGAGCCTCTCCAAAGACCTCAACAACGTAAAGCTATAG
- the dcp1a gene encoding mRNA-decapping enzyme 1A isoform X4 gives MESVNKAGHLMSLAALQHYDPYINKLLDVTGQVALYKFNSKASEWEKTDIEGTLFVYARSASPHHGFTIMNRLSTENLVEPINKDLEFQLQDPFLLYRNASLGIYSIWFYDKADCQRIAQLMVQIVKQEALRAQHTSPDRGRTNGCVETRPLDILELLSKAKEEYNRPTHSVVKQITVEELFGSSLPKDPAPPVPPGHNHSEPTPGESFLQRLTYGPPPLPLEPLLTPRLTADPGGPGLVPLLQAGGSRDPQHSVSPRLMAPSGTENVPALIGPRGQTGPQAAPQYINPVQGEGHGIPKPAPVPGFIPSTLVTPQSFRDPTPKAPVAFTSTAPAQTKEADTFAQPQAQGLVKTIPKTGLGVPGLEALLLSPSAFQQSAAKVPELQRHPAPPASPPSTLGSAELPPALYNKTQLQDVLIHLIKNDAHFLTAIHEAYLQSLSKDLNNVKL, from the exons ATGGAGTCAGTGAATAAAGCGGGGCATCTGATGAGCCTGGCGGCCCTGCAGCACTACGACCCGTATATCAACAAGCTGCTCGACGTTACCGGACAGGTCGCGCTCTACAAGTTTAACTCTAAAGCCAGCGAGTGG GAAAAAACTGACATTGAAGGCACTTTATTTGTTTATGCCAG GTCAGCATCACCCCATCATGGGTTCACTATCATGAATCGTCTGAGCACAGAGAACTTGGTGGAGCCAATCAATAAAGACTTGGAGTTTCAGCTTCAGGACCCTTTCCTGCTTTACAGGAATGCAAGCT tgGGCATCTACAGTATCTGGTTCTACGACAAAGCGGACTGCCAGCGCATCGCCCAGCTGATGGTACA aATAGTGAAGCAGGAGGCACTGAGGGCTCAGCACACGTCCCCAGATCGGGGCAGAACTAATGGTTGTGTGGAGACCAGACCGCTGGATATACTGGAACTGCTGAGCAAGGCCAAGGAGGAGTACAACAGG CCCACCCACAGTGTGGTTAAGCAGATCACTGTAGAGGAGCTGTTTGGCAGCTCTTTACCCAAAGATCCAGCACCTCCAGTTCCACCTGGCCACAACCACTCTGAGCCCACCCCAGGCGAGAGCTTCCTCCAAAGGCTGACTTACGGCCCTCCTCCTCTCCCCCTGGAGCCTCTCCTCACTCCCCGTCTCACGGCTGATCCTGGAGGTCCAGGCCTGGTGCCTCTTCTCCAGGCTGGTGGCTCCCGGGACCCCCAGCACAGTGTTTCACCAAGACTTATGGCCCCGAGTGGCACAGAGAACGTTCCAGCACTCATAGGACCCCGAGGTCAGACTGGCCCTCAAGCTGCACCTCAGTATATAAATCCTGTTCAAGGGGAAGGGCATGGGATTCCCAAACCAGCTCCAGTGCCTGGCTTCATACCTAGCACACTGGTCACACCGCAGAGCTTCAGAGATCCCACACCTAAAGCTCCGGTTGCCTTTACCAGCACAGCACCTGCACAG ACAAAAGAAGCAGATACTTTTGCACAGCCCCAGGCCCAGGGTCTTGTCAAAACCATACCT aagacaggGCTAGGGGTGCCAGGATTGGAGGCTTTACTGCTTTCTCCCAGTGCGTTCCAGCAGTCTGCTGCAAAAGTACCTGAGCTTCAGAGACACCCCGCCCCCCCAGCATCACCGCCCAGCACCCTGGGGAGTGCAGAATTACCACCAGCATTGTACAACAAGACACAGCTGCAGGATGTTCTGATACATCTGATaaag AACGATGCCCATTTCCTTACTGCAATCCATGAGGCGTATTTGCAGAGCCTCTCCAAAGACCTCAACAACGTAAAGCTATAG
- the dcp1a gene encoding mRNA-decapping enzyme 1A isoform X2 — protein MESVNKAGHLMSLAALQHYDPYINKLLDVTGQVALYKFNSKASEWEKTDIEGTLFVYARSASPHHGFTIMNRLSTENLVEPINKDLEFQLQDPFLLYRNASLGIYSIWFYDKADCQRIAQLMVQIVKQEALRAQHTSPDRGRTNGCVETRPLDILELLSKAKEEYNRNQSNETDLQVNPDVAQTSDPIKVENTKQSMTAAQQEKPTHSVVKQITVEELFGSSLPKDPAPPVPPGHNHSEPTPGESFLQRLTYGPPPLPLEPLLTPRLTADPGGPGLVPLLQAGGSRDPQHSVSPRLMAPSGTENVPALIGPRGQTGPQAAPQYINPVQGEGHGIPKPAPVPGFIPSTLVTPQSFRDPTPKAPVAFTSTAPAQTKEADTFAQPQAQGLVKTIPTGLGVPGLEALLLSPSAFQQSAAKVPELQRHPAPPASPPSTLGSAELPPALYNKTQLQDVLIHLIKNDAHFLTAIHEAYLQSLSKDLNNVKL, from the exons ATGGAGTCAGTGAATAAAGCGGGGCATCTGATGAGCCTGGCGGCCCTGCAGCACTACGACCCGTATATCAACAAGCTGCTCGACGTTACCGGACAGGTCGCGCTCTACAAGTTTAACTCTAAAGCCAGCGAGTGG GAAAAAACTGACATTGAAGGCACTTTATTTGTTTATGCCAG GTCAGCATCACCCCATCATGGGTTCACTATCATGAATCGTCTGAGCACAGAGAACTTGGTGGAGCCAATCAATAAAGACTTGGAGTTTCAGCTTCAGGACCCTTTCCTGCTTTACAGGAATGCAAGCT tgGGCATCTACAGTATCTGGTTCTACGACAAAGCGGACTGCCAGCGCATCGCCCAGCTGATGGTACA aATAGTGAAGCAGGAGGCACTGAGGGCTCAGCACACGTCCCCAGATCGGGGCAGAACTAATGGTTGTGTGGAGACCAGACCGCTGGATATACTGGAACTGCTGAGCAAGGCCAAGGAGGAGTACAACAGG aaTCAGTCTAATGAGACTGATCTGCAGGTAAATCCAGATGTGGCTCAGACTTCAGATCCAATTAAAGTAGAGAACACAAAGCAGAGCATGACTGCTGCTCAGCAGGAGAAG CCCACCCACAGTGTGGTTAAGCAGATCACTGTAGAGGAGCTGTTTGGCAGCTCTTTACCCAAAGATCCAGCACCTCCAGTTCCACCTGGCCACAACCACTCTGAGCCCACCCCAGGCGAGAGCTTCCTCCAAAGGCTGACTTACGGCCCTCCTCCTCTCCCCCTGGAGCCTCTCCTCACTCCCCGTCTCACGGCTGATCCTGGAGGTCCAGGCCTGGTGCCTCTTCTCCAGGCTGGTGGCTCCCGGGACCCCCAGCACAGTGTTTCACCAAGACTTATGGCCCCGAGTGGCACAGAGAACGTTCCAGCACTCATAGGACCCCGAGGTCAGACTGGCCCTCAAGCTGCACCTCAGTATATAAATCCTGTTCAAGGGGAAGGGCATGGGATTCCCAAACCAGCTCCAGTGCCTGGCTTCATACCTAGCACACTGGTCACACCGCAGAGCTTCAGAGATCCCACACCTAAAGCTCCGGTTGCCTTTACCAGCACAGCACCTGCACAG ACAAAAGAAGCAGATACTTTTGCACAGCCCCAGGCCCAGGGTCTTGTCAAAACCATACCT acaggGCTAGGGGTGCCAGGATTGGAGGCTTTACTGCTTTCTCCCAGTGCGTTCCAGCAGTCTGCTGCAAAAGTACCTGAGCTTCAGAGACACCCCGCCCCCCCAGCATCACCGCCCAGCACCCTGGGGAGTGCAGAATTACCACCAGCATTGTACAACAAGACACAGCTGCAGGATGTTCTGATACATCTGATaaag AACGATGCCCATTTCCTTACTGCAATCCATGAGGCGTATTTGCAGAGCCTCTCCAAAGACCTCAACAACGTAAAGCTATAG